Proteins from a genomic interval of Dendropsophus ebraccatus isolate aDenEbr1 chromosome 6, aDenEbr1.pat, whole genome shotgun sequence:
- the LOC138795354 gene encoding olfactory receptor 5V1-like yields the protein MDPGNQTDIKEFVLTGFSQSLPTRILLFVLFLFFYTLTIFGNGFLIFAVVLSPQIHTPMYYFLCNLSFLDLCYSSNSLPKMLLDVFSKRRRISVIACLTQMNFGLFLGVTECLLLAVMAYDRYIAICSPLHYTTIMSWRLCGYITVPICIGSFFLSTVPTMVRPLIFCKENQINHFVCEILVLLALACGDLSFYKIAIVIISLFTLLSPFIFIVISYICIIVSILNIRSTDGRSKAFSTCASHLTVVLMFYGTSMAMYIGHTKTFSSNLKYISLVYGVVTPVLNPIIYSLRNNDIKEAFQKILTNYLGNHRI from the coding sequence ATGGATCCTGGAAACCAAACGGACATCAAGGAGTTTGTCTTGACTGGATTTTCTCAGAGTTTGCCAACAAGAATTCTGTTATTCGTTCTCTTCTTGTTCTTTTATACACTAACGATATTTGGGAATGGTTTTCTGATCTTCGCGGTTGTTCTCAGTCCTCAGATCCATACTCCTATGTATTATTTCCTCTGTAATTTGTCTTTTTTGGACTTGTGCTACTCTTCAAATTCTCTTCCAAAAATGCTACTTGATGTATTCTCGAAAAGAAGAAGAATATCAGTCATCGCCTGCTTGACACAAATGAACTTTGGTCTGTTTCTAGGAGTAACTGAGTGTCTATTACTGGCGGTGATGGCCTATGACCGGTATATCGCTATATGCTCCCCCTTACATTACACCACCATTATGAGTTGGAGGCTATGTGGCTACATCACTGTCCCTATATGCATAGGAAGTTTTTTCCTCTCCACTGTTCCCACCATGGTCAGACCTCTCATCTTCTGCAAAGAGAACCAAATAAACCATTTTGTTTGTGAGATACTGGTCCTTTTAGCTCTAGCCTGTGGTGATCTCTCATTTTATAAGATAGCCATAGTTATTATCAGTTTATTCACACTGTTATCACCTTTCATCTTTATTGTAATCTcttatatttgtatcattgtaTCCATATTGAATATTCGTTCCACCGATGGAAGATCCAAGGCTTTCTCCACCTGCGCCTCCCACCTCACTGTGGTGCTGATGTTTTACGGGACAAGCATGGCCATGTACATAGGACATACTAAAACCTTTTCTTCTAACCTGAAATACATTTCTCTAGTTTATGGGGTGGTGACGCCTGTGCTGAACCCTATAATATACAGCCTGAGGAACAACGATATAAAAGAGGCGTTTCAGAAAATATTGACAAATTATCTTGGAAACCATAGGATATGA